The Primulina huaijiensis isolate GDHJ02 chromosome 12, ASM1229523v2, whole genome shotgun sequence genome has a window encoding:
- the LOC140990312 gene encoding uncharacterized protein, with product MGKRRREAESDCAVPSTAEYNTVFVDTSLDTHLVMLVSDSDTVLDFKRKLMQEHAKCFPNNGEIWIQSLKVKRKGNFYHIPDFMLVCSALHGVKGNWFLSADASGSLECYTDQKASECDRKDHCGVISSDPNKILTLTMSLPDCVTEENIVSAMTGRQKVEKYSERTAEFWKTDSLENSLSTRSPAKKKRKMKYHEVVLPSPTLEDQDTQFHASGEETLQPVLAGCRTDAAEETPKIMPDCVEETGEDECVRYDPSTMECSGVVGSSIVATVTDASKQKKIKRKKKLPRDQVIETTLSSSDYCKEYKNFFSNTAVYTGNVDMSELSGIPDNVCDNNIEAPCPLKGTNMKQPENYHPALKTDNLDQFLEIKVKGKASYSTNVARMVDGKDKETDQPDLDDEQKVSSQSHDQVLLQSENLGTSDEHEAHGNTMESVLADDYRGANEEMGCGSRSKAKPKKHGGKICYDADGELSENVMHLAPLTSPSLELNILKHYETSRTDNPLPTTDTYLNVGNKNDRDSSANQQSFLNQCEFDVSTKEANSSAKLMDANGALEGIKSIGNDGKKKRFQKAAAILQDISDVELKTKQSGSTGPITRISKSRKKDEKRELSINHDLEVMLPSYKNTSASADPVVTPKIGSPSRLLDTNNLEESEISCNSRKKKAKKFDDSNLGKSAVKQTGRKAMNQPDLIEEQREVSLSHDPVPIEFEKLGTSDWHEAGGNIRESAQPNAFSCTVGEMGHDFKKKKMAKKSQGKIHDETDGEHSDNDIHLTPIAAPNLDLKLWNDPETKRTYNILPTAEPDMDVGTRQDGNLLVSHEIGMNQPEAGVAIIEPKLPSRLNHASGASDDTHNNHNKRKKKKTKKSDGKIQDTSYRVNEPQKAIGDDTLHHDLEVMPPSSSKASGYVDPELKSNGSGFTTKLLDVNMVEELKTSKGHRRKKSVKNSANTVMDNSDMDPANHGTSGSSAVVLCSQTDNFPEETDTGENISFHKVMDVQMKMLDDSAADSERKVGDAAMKESDSMKLTQTMKDVGICEQRMEKKDHNSAGDCLTVPSVIENENQVNRLEPNRAHNSIEIVCVKDKKAKKKMKRHLIVSDCLENIPIKEQEVGVEEYSTTEKANNFLDFEQGCQNVDSRVLSHKSEKNLGEIQFTDARTDNLVRQVEDKDEGVNFKHYFLSGQKQDKAAYVDKVKKTLKSSEEMKTVKKVKKRGLPSVSTSTELHNSAKLSENKDVKEKSHVRCSTGRKDGDFTVSLKVSDNEMIDSSPTEIRGMTTGKKHNENTVASPFTKDKNTPLERSVRGNKIWHSGLDVSDKVEMKTTKNNSLFAKVGSLFQDCSGESSIDENGTANSDSSTCSSADSSSQSGCSAGESELSQASDRNGSNDAQGRVAREKMNAKLDLSTSNEMTLDMILRSSKRFKKAKLIASQNELEQINSQMEFVPDSQPINE from the exons ATGGGGAAACGACGTCGTGAGGCGGAATCCGATTGTGCGGTGCCATCGACGGCGGAGTACAACACAGTTTTTGTCGACACCAGCCTCGACACGCACCTCGTTATGCTAGTGTCGGATTCAGACACGGTGTTGGATTTCAAAA GAAAGTTAATGCAGGAACATGCTAAGTGTTTTCCAAACAATGGGGAGATTTGGATTCAATCTTTGAAG GTAAAGCGAAAAGGGAATTTTTATCATATCCCAGACTTCATGCTTGTCTGTAGTGCATTACATGGGGTAAAAGGAAATTGGTTTCTTTCAGCTGATGCATCAGGCTCTTTGGAGTGTTACACAGACCAGAAAGCCTCTGAGTGTGACAGAAAAGACCATTGTGGAGTTATTTCCTCTGATCCAAACAAGATACTCACCCTTACAATGTCTCTGCCAGATTGTGTTACGGAAGAAAATATAGTTTCGGCGATGACTGGGAGGCAGAAGGTTGAGAAATATTCTGAAAGGACTGCAGAATTTTGGAAAACTGATTCCTTAGAAAATTCTTTATCAACTAGATCTCCAGCCAAGAAGAAGCGCAAAATGAAGTACCATGAAGTTGTATTGCCTAGTCCTACTTTAGAAGATCAAGACACCCAGTTCCATGCATCTGGCGAAGAAACTCTGCAACCTGTTCTTGCCGGATGCAGAACTGACGCGGCTGAAGAAACTCCAAAAATTATGCCTGATTGTGTGGAGGAAACGGGTGAGGATGAATGTGTGAGGTATGATCCATCCACTATGGAGTGCAGTGGTGTTGTGGGATCTTCCATAGTTGCCACAGTTACAGATGCATCCAAACAGAAgaagattaaaagaaaaaagaaactgCCTCGTGATCAAGTGATCGAGACGACACTCTCTTCTTCAGATTATTGCAAAGAATATAAAAACTTCTTCTCCAATACTGcagtttatactgggaatgttgACATGTCCGAACTTTCTGGAATTCCCGACAATGTGTGTGATAACAATATTGAAGCACCTTGTCCTTTAAAGG GCACAAACATGAAGCAACCTGAAAATTACCATCCGGCATTAAAAACTGACAACCTCGATCAGTTCTTGGAAATCAAAGTCAAAGGAAAAGCATCTTATTCAACAAATGTTGCTCGTATGGTTGATGGCAAAGACAAGGAAACCGATCAGCCTGATCTTGATGATGAACAAAAGGTGTCATCTCAGAGCCACGATCAAGTGCTATTGCAGTCTGAAAATTTAGGAACTTCGGATGAGCATGAAGCACATGGAAATACCATGGAGTCAGTTCTAGCTGATGATTATCGAGGTGCCAATGAAGAGATGGGATGTGGCAGTAGAAGTAAAGCGAAGCCAAAGAAACATGGAGGAAAAATTTGTTATGATGCAGATGGCGAACTTTCTGAAAATGTCATGCATTTGGCTCCTTTAACTTCGCCAAGTCTAGAATTGAATATTCTAAAACATTATGAGACTTCAAGAACTGATAACCCCTTGCCTACCACTGATACTTACTTGAATGTGGGAAATAAAAATGATAGAGATTCGTCTGCGAATCAACAGTCATTCTTGAACCAGTGCGAGTTTGATGTTAGCACCAAAGAAGCAAACTCATCAGCTAAATTGATGGATGCTAATGGTGCATTGGAAGGTATTAAATCTATTGGCAATGATGGTAAGAAAAAGAGGTTCCAAAAGGCTGCTGCAATTCTTCAGGATATTTCTGATGTGGAACTTAAAACCAAGCAGAGTGGTAGTACTGGACCCATTACTAGAATTAGTAAGTCTAGAAAAAAGGATGAAAAAAGAGAATTGTCTATTAACCATGATCTTGAAGTGATGCTGCCATCATACAAAAATACTTCTGCATCTGCTGATCCAGTTGTAACACCAAAAATAGGCTCGCCATCAAGGTTGTTAGATACAAATAATCTGGAGGAATCTGAAATCTCTTGCAACAGTAGGAAGAAGAAGGCCAAGAAATTTGATGACAGCAATCTGGGCAAGTCAGCCGTGAAGCAGACTGGCAGGAAAGCAATGAATCAACCTGATTTAATTGAAGAACAGAGGGAGGTGTCTCTGAGCCATGACCCAGTACCGATAGAGTTTGAAAAGTTGGGAACTTCAGATTGGCATGAAGCAGGTGGAAATATTAGGGAATCAGCCCAGCCCAATGCATTTTCATGTACTGTAGGAGAGATGGGACATGACtttaagaaaaaaaagatgGCCAAGAAGTCTCAAGGTAAAATACATGATGAGACTGATGGTGAACATTCAGATAATGACATACATTTGACTCCTATTGCAGCGCCAAATCTTGATCTGAAATTATGGAACGATCCTGAGACTAAAAGAACCTATAACATCTTGCCCACTGCTGAACCTGACATGGATGTGGGAACTAGACAAGATGGAAATTTATTGGTGAGCCACGAAATTGGGATGAATCAGCCTGAGGCAGGTGTTGCCATTATAGAACCAAAACTTCCGTCCAGATTGAACCATGCTTCAGGTGCATCTGACGACACACATAATAATCACAATAaaaggaagaaaaagaaaaccaaaaagaGTGATGGAAAAATTCAAGACACTTCATATCGGGTGAATGAGCCTCAGAAAGCTATAGGCGATGATACGCTGCATCACGATTTGGAAGTGATGCCTCCTTCATCCAGCAAAGCTTCAGGATATGTGGATCCAGAATTAAAGTCAAATGGATCAGGATTTACAACTAAATTATTGGATGTAAATATGGTTGAGGAACTTAAAACATCCAAAGGTCATAGGAGAAAGAAGAGCGTCAAGAATTCCGCTAATACAGTTATGGACAACTCAGACATGGATCCTGCAAATCATGGCACGAGTGGCTCTTCAGCTGTTGTGCTTTGTTCACAAACCGATAATTTCCCAGAAGAAACTgacacaggagaaaatatctcgtTTCATAAAGTAATGGATGTCCAGATGAAAATGTTGGATGATTCGGCTGCAGACTCTGAAAGGAAAGTTGGCGATGCGGCTATGAAAGAGTCAGACTCCATGAAATTGACTCAAACTATGAAAGATGTTGGCATTTGTGAGCAAAGAATGGAGAAAAAGGACCATAATTCTGCTGGTGATTGCCTTACAGTTCCTTCTGTCATTGAAAATGAAAATCAGGTGAACCGTTTGGAGCCCAATCGGGCACATAACAGTATTGAGATTGTATGTGTCAAGGATAAAAAAgctaaaaagaaaatgaaaagacATCTTATCGTGTCAGATTGCTTAGAAAACATACCAATAAAGGAACAAGAAGTTGGAGTTGAAGAGTACTCAACCACAGAAAAAGCTAACAATTTTTTAGACTTCGAACAGGGATGCCAAAATGTTGACTCCCGTGTGTTGTCTCATAAAAGTGAAAAAAACCTTGGGGAGATTCAATTTACAGATGCTCGTACTGATAATCTGGTAAGACAGGTGgaagataaagatgaaggggtCAACTTCAAGCACTATTTTTTATCTGGCCAAAAACAGGATAAAGCTGCTTATGTTGACAAGGTTAAAAAAACACTCAAGTCAAGTGAAGAGATGAAAACTGTGAAAAAGGTTAAGAAGCGTGGTTTACCTTCTGTAAGCACCTCAACTGAATTACATAACTCAGCCAAGTTATCTGAAAACAAGGACGTTAAAGAGAAATCTCACGTGAGGTGCTCTACTGGCAGGAAAGATGGGGACTTTACAGTATCCTTGAAAGTTTCTGACAATGAGATGATAGATTCTAGTCCTACTGAGATTCGTGGGATGACCACTGGCAAAAAACATAATGAAAATACTGTTGCTTCTCCATTCACAAAAGACAAGAATACACCTTTGGAGAGGTCTGTAAGAGGAAATAAAATATGGCATTCGGGTCTTGATGTATCTGataaggttgagatgaaaactACAAAAAATAATAGCTTGTTTGCAAAAGTAGGATCACTTTTTCAGGATTGCAGTGGTGAGAGTTCTATTGATGAAAACGGGACTGCAAATTCTGATTCTAGCACCTGCAGCTCAGCTGATAGTTCATCTCAGTCAGGCTGCTCAGCAGGTGAAAGTGAATTGAGCCAGGCCTCAGATAGAAATG GTTCCAATGATGCTCAAGGAAGAGTTGCTCGTGAGAAAATGAATGCAAAGTTGGA CCTTTCTACCTCAAACGAGATGACATTGGATATGATTCTCAGAAGCTCAAAGCGTTTCAAGAAAGCCAAGCTGATAGCCTCTCAAAACGAACTTGAGCAGATCAATAGCCAGATGGAATTTGTTCCTGATAGTCAGCCAATTAACGAATGA
- the LOC140990313 gene encoding photosystem II reaction center proteins PsbY, chloroplastic-like has product MATSMTTVLNTRCLYARNVDFKPTKPVFSFLPMATLPKGLATSPSPQHTTTALTAGLLFSSLSAVNPAFAAQQLVELADDDDRGLVLLIPLVPAVLWLLYNIQKPAFNQMNKMRNSKGVIIGLGLVGLSTSGFLNSAEASAGEIAAVTEATSDNRGQLLLLVVTPAILWVLYNILIPALNQINKMRSK; this is encoded by the coding sequence ATGGCCACATCAATGACTACAGTTCTCAACACCCGATGCCTCTACGCAAGAAACGTCGACTTCAAGCCCACAAAACCAGTATTCTCCTTTCTCCCCATGGCAACCTTACCTAAAGGCCTCGCCACTAGCCCATCTCCACAACATACCACCACAGCACTCACAGCTGGTCTGCTTTTCTCCTCCCTTTCCGCCGTTAACCCGGCCTTCGCCGCCCAGCAGTTGGTGGAGTTAGCCGACGACGACGATCGTGGACTGGTGCTTTTGATCCCATTAGTCCCTGCAGTGCTCTGGTTACTGTACAACATACAGAAGCCAGCCTTCAATCAGATGAACAAGATGAGGAACAGTAAAGGGGTGATAATTGGGCTCGGGCTTGTCGGGCTATCTACCTCGGGCTTTTTAAACTCTGCGGAGGCTTCTGCCGGAGAAATCGCCGCCGTGACTGAGGCGACGAGTGACAATAGAGGGCAGCTATTGCTGCTTGTTGTGACTCCAGCTATTCTTTGGGTGCTGTACAATATTTTGATACCAGCTTTAAATCAGATCAACAAGATGAGATCAAAATGA
- the LOC140990150 gene encoding ALBINO3-like protein 1, chloroplastic, which yields MSFFLYSIGPNLVVSPFPGRTRTPSPVLPGNRFSDFKIQRPYLRGSLGVTRFGLGQVPFPDPDNTELVIKDLFGRVEGFLYTIADSAVSNSLDTVDGAATTKQSSDWLSGITNAMEAVLKVLKDGLSTLHVPYAYGFAIILLTVLVKAATFPLTKKQVESTMAMQSLAPQIKAIQERYAGDQERIQLETARLYKLAGINPLAGCLPTLATIPIWIGLYRALSNVADEGLLTEGFFWIPSLSGPTTIAARQTGSGTTWLFPFIDGHPPLGWSDTLAYLVLPVLLIATQYISLQIMQPPQSNNPNLKNSQAITKLLPLMIGYFSLSVPSGLSLYWLTNNILSTTQQVWLRKFGGAKKPVKQISDDTVKEEQSQSFKSMSEASPTASKVVKKEEKLTSKGLRPGERFKRLKEEENRRRLQREEEKSKSKETVAIEIQTTNGKINKETSSLNDFTVNGDEVDSEDDKKENDAISDSRKSEKSDQHLYENVEKE from the exons ATGTCGTTTTTCTTGTATTCAATCGGCCCAAATTTAGTTGTATCTCCATTTCCAGGCCGAACGAGAACTCCGAGCCCTGTTCTACCTGGAAACCGTTTCAGTGATTTCAAGATTCAGAGACCCTATTTGAGGGGCAGTCTTGGGGTGACCCGTTTTGGATTGGGTCAGGTTCCATTTCCTGACCCGGACAATACTGAGCTGGTGATTAAGGACTTGTTTGGGAGAGTTGAAGGGTTTCTTTATACTATTGCTGATTCTGCTGTTAGTAATTCTTTAGATACAGTTGATGGAGCTGCTACTACAAAGCAGAGTAGTGACTGGCTTTCTGGGATTACTAATGCCATGGAGGCCGTGTTGAAG GTTCTGAAAGATGGACTTTCTACTCTACACGTTCCCTACGCATATGGTTTTGCAATCATCTTACTGACCGTACTTGTTAAAGCTGCCACATTTCCTTTGACAAAGAAACAG GTGGAATCAACGATGGCAATGCAGTCTTTGGCACCTCAAATTAAGGCTATTCAGGAACGGTATGCAGGGGATCAG GAGAGGATTCAACTCGAAACGGCTCGATTATATAAATTAGCTGGTATAAATCCACTCGCAG GATGTCTTCCTACACTTGCCACGATCCCAATATGGATTGGTCTTTATAGAGCGCTCTCAAATGTGGCAGATGAG GGACTTTTAACCGAAGGTTTCTTCTGGATACCCTCTCTGTCTGGTCCAACGACCATTGCTGCGCGACAAACTGGTAGTGGCACCACTTGGCTTTTCCCATTCATC GATGGTCATCCTCCACTTGGATGGTCAGATACACTGGCGTATCTCGTTTTACCTGTGCTCCTGATCGCCACTCAATACATCTCTCTACAGATTATGCAACCTCCACAG AGCAACAATCCAAACCTAAAGAATTCCCAAGCCATAACCAAATTACTACCCTTGATGATCGGCTATTTCTCTTTATCAGTTCCTTCTGGCTTAAGTCTTTACTG GCTAACAAACAACATACTGAGTACCACTCAACAAGTTTGGCTACGGAAATTTGGTGGTGCGAAAAAACCTGTCAAGCAGATTAGTGATGACACGGTAAAGGAAGAACAATCCCAATCCTTTAAGTCAATGTCTGAAGCATCTCCCACAGCCTCTAAGGTTGTTAAGAAAGAAGAGAAGCTTACGTCAAAAGGGCTTCGTCCTGGTGAAAG GTTTAAACGATTAAAAGAGGAAGAAAACCGGAGAAGACTGCAAAGAGAGGAAGAGAAAAGCAAAAGCAAAGAAACAGTAGCTATAGAAATTCAAACAACAAatggtaaaataaataaagaaaccaGTTCACTTAATGACTTTACCGTGAATGGTGATGAGGTTGACTCAGAGGATGACAAGAAGGAAAATGACGCAATTTCAGATAGTCGTAAGAGTGAAAAAAGTGATCAGCATCTCTACGAAAATGTTGAAAAG GAATAA
- the LOC140989587 gene encoding ultraviolet-B receptor UVR8-like, whose protein sequence is MCQKRAIFKPMTLGQRQDLKQRFGGSWKLVLRYLLAGESCYRREKSQAIAGPGHSIVVTSKGAVYSFGSNISGQLGHGTTNEDAKPHLIRSLQGIRIIHATAGAGRTMLISDMGRVYASGKDSFGEAEYGAQGNNLVTTPKLVESLKDIFVVQAAIGNFFTAVLSREGRVYTFSWGNENKLGHLTEPSDVEPRPLLGALENIPVVQIAAGYCYLLALACQPSGMSVYSVGCGLGGKLGHGSRTDEKQPRLIEQFQNLNLQPTVVAAGAWHAAVVGKDGRVCTWGWGRYGCLGHGNEDCESVPKVVEALSNVKALHVATGDYTTFVVSDSGDVYSFGCGESSSLGHITVAPDEQGNQHSNILSPELVSSLKLVNERVVQISLTNSIYWNAHTFALTESDKLYAFGSGDKGQLGVELVANQTERSNPEMVDIDLT, encoded by the exons ATGTGCCAGAAGAGAGCTATTTTTAAACCTATGACATTAGGACAGCGTCAAGATTTGAAACAAAGATTCGGTGGATCTTGGAAACTAGTCTTGAGATACTTGCTGGCTGGAGAATCATGTTATAGGAGGGAGAAGTCACAAGCAATAGCTGGTCCTGGTCACAGCATTGTCGTGACTTCTAAAGGAGCCGTCTATTCATTTGGTTCAAATATCTCAGGACAACTAGGACATGGAACCACAAATGAGGATGCAAAACCTCACCTAATTAG ATCCTTGCAAGGCATTCGTATCATTCATGCAACAGCAGGGGCTGGTCGTACAATGCTAATTAGTGACATGGGACGGGTCTATGCCTCtggaaaagattcatttggggAAGCAGAATATGGGGCTCAAGGAAATAATTTAGTAACTACTCCCAAACTGGTCGAATCTCTGAAAGATATATTTGTCGTGCAAGCTGCTATTGGAAATTTCTTTACTGCCGTGTTATCTAGAGAAGGCAGGGTCTACACATTTTCTTGGGGAAATGAAAACAAACTTGGCCATCTAACAGAGCCGAGTGATGTGGAACCCCGTCCGTTGTTGGGGGCGCTTGAAAATATACCAGTGGTTCAAATTGCAGCCGGATACTGCTACCTTCTTGCTTTGGCTTGTCAACCCTCTGGCAT GTCAGTGTACTCCGTGGGTTGTGGATTGGGTGGGAAACTCGGACACGGCTCTAGAACTGATGAGAAACAGCCGAGATTAATTGAACAGttccaaaatttgaatcttcAGCCTACAGTAGTTGCAGCCGGTGCCTGGCATGCTGCAGTGGTCGGAAAGGATGGAAGAGTTTGCACGTGGGGTTGGGGACGATATGGTTGCTTGGGCCATGGGAATGAAGATTGTGAATCGGTTCCTAAAGTAGTCGAAGCTCTAAGTAATGTCAAAGCACTTCATGTCGCCACTGGTGATTATACGACCTTTGTTGTCTCAGATAGTGGCGACGTTTATTCCTTTGGATGTGGAGAATCGTCCAGTCTCGGACATATTACTGTGGCTCCTGATGAGCAG GGAAACCAGCATTCAAACATCTTGAGCCCAGAACTCGTCTCCTCGCTAAAACTTGTGAACGAAAGGGTTGTACAGATAAGCCTCACAAATTCCATATACTGGAATGCTCATACTTTTGCACTCACGGAATCTGACAAACTATATGCCTTTGGCTCGGGTGACAAAGGACAACTGGGTGTCGAGCTTGTTGCAAACCAAACCGAGAGGTCGAACCCAGAGATGGTCGATATCGATCTCACTTAA
- the LOC140989588 gene encoding probable pectate lyase 5: MKIPLFFILLLLNAAFILSSPVQDPEIVVQEVNEKINISRRNLGFLSCSTGNPMDDCWRCDPDWEKNRQRLADCAIGFGKHSIGGRDGKIYVVTDSGDNAVNPKPGTLRYGVIQNEPLWIIFARDMVVKLKQELMLNSFKTIDGRGASVHIAGGPCITIQFVTNIIIHGLNIHDCKRGGNAYVRDSPEHYGYRTVSDGDGVSIFGGSHVWVDHCSLSNCRDGLIDAIHGSTAITLSNNYLTHHDKVMLLGHSDSYTQDKNMQVTIAFNHFGEGLVQRMPRCRHGYFHVVNNDYTHWEMYAIGGSADPTINSQGNRFLAPDSVENKEVTKHEDAPESKWKHWNWRSEGDLMLNGAFFIQSGAGASSNYAKASSLSARPSSLVTSMTDGAGALSCKKGKRC; this comes from the exons ATGAAAATCCcacttttctttattttattattattgaatgcAGCTTTCATATTATCTTCACCAGTTCAAGATCCTGAAATAGTTGTCCAAGAAGTCAATGA gaaaatcaatatatcaagaaGGAACTTGGGATTTCTCTCATGCAGCACGGGTAACCCGATGGACGACTGCTGGCGTTGTGATCCCGACTGGGAAAAGAACCGCCAGCGTCTCGCGGACTGCGCCATCGGGTTCGGAAAACACTCCATTGGTGGGAGAGATGGCAAGATATACGTAGTCACGGACTCGGGGGATAATGCTGTGAATCCAAAACCAGGAACTTTACGCTATGGTGTCATCCAAAACGAGCCATTGTGGATCATTTTCGCCCGTGACATGGTGGTCAAACTCAAGCAAGAACTTATGTTAAACTCATTCAAAACCATTGATGGAAGGGGCGCTAGTGTGCACATAGCTGGAGGACCATGCATTACCATACAATTTGTAACAAACATCATCATACATGGATTGAATATACATGATTGCAAGCGAGGGGGGAATGCGTATGTGAGGGATTCACCGGAGCATTATGGATATAGGACCGTGTCCGATGGAGATGGTGTGTCGATATTCGGGGGGAGCCATGTTTGGGTCGACCATTGCTCGTTGTCTAATTGTCGAGATGGCCTGATCGATGCCATCCACGGCTCCACGGCTATCACGTTGTCGAATAATTACTTGACTCATCATGATAAGGTCATGCTTTTGGGGCATAGTGATAGTTATACACAAGATAAGAACATGCAAGTAACCATTGCCTTCAACCATTTCGGAGAAGGGCTCGTGCAGAGGATGCCAAG ATGCAGGCATGGGTATTTTCATGTGGTGAATAATGACTACACACATTGGGAAATGTATGCAATTGGTGGCAGTGCAGATCCTACAATAAACAGCCAAGGCAATAGATTTCTTGCACCAGACAGTGTGGAAAATAAAGAG GTGACCAAGCACGAGGATGCACCCGAAAGCAAATGGAAACACTGGAATTGGAGATCAGAAGGAGACCTTATgctaaatggtgcattcttcaTTCAATCTGGTGCTGGTGCCTCGTCTAATTACGCCAAGGCGTCTAGCTTGAGTGCCAGACCATCGTCCCTGGTGACCTCGATGACCGACGGAGCCGGGGCACTCAGCTGCAAGAAAGGCAAACGGTGCTAG